The following coding sequences lie in one Alloacidobacterium dinghuense genomic window:
- a CDS encoding tyrosine-type recombinase/integrase, producing MRGRQEKSQSFAQLHGKGNKVRLCPLWASTAAVLKELIRGRGEEERVFLGRSARAMTRFGVHNVVTRCARKARDNHPGLRNKRIGPHTIRHTTATHLLRAGVDINTIRAWLGHASIDTTNIYAESDLQMKARALGMCEGVSSRRRRWRDNPDLLQFLAQL from the coding sequence TTGCGGGGACGCCAGGAGAAGTCCCAGTCATTTGCGCAACTGCACGGGAAGGGGAACAAAGTTCGCTTGTGTCCGCTTTGGGCGTCTACCGCAGCGGTTCTCAAGGAGTTGATCCGAGGGCGTGGCGAAGAGGAGCGGGTGTTTCTTGGCCGCTCTGCACGCGCCATGACCCGATTCGGCGTACACAATGTCGTTACCCGCTGCGCCAGGAAGGCGAGGGACAATCATCCCGGCTTACGGAATAAACGAATCGGGCCGCACACGATTCGCCACACCACGGCCACCCATCTGTTGCGGGCAGGAGTTGACATCAACACCATCCGGGCTTGGCTCGGTCACGCCTCAATCGATACGACGAACATCTACGCGGAAAGCGATCTGCAGATGAAAGCGAGGGCGCTTGGCATGTGCGAAGGCGTATCGTCCCGGAGACGGCGCTGGCGGGATAATCCGGATCTGCTGCAGTTCCTGGCTCAACTCTAA
- a CDS encoding S1C family serine protease: MTNGTEKSVWTQLSSAFADAITELESSIVAIDGGGRSTSSGVVWRPGVIVTTHHALRFRENLKILLAEESLSARWIGSDITTDLAVLGIDSDKLTPVSSTNDLVTRAGEVVLSIGRSRLGDISASCGIIARTGSAWRSWRGGAIDRLIRPDIRLYVGQAGSALVNEQRQVLGINSPALASQAVITIPAQTINRVVKAILELGHVPRPFLGLAMQPIPIPEPAQGLFPNGVDETLLVTHVEPKAPAALAGVMVGDVIVSFNGGPVPGLREILHRLRASRIGDTISLTVSRGGARVDLTLSVADRG; encoded by the coding sequence GTGACAAATGGAACGGAAAAGTCAGTATGGACTCAACTGTCGAGTGCTTTTGCGGACGCAATCACGGAACTTGAGAGCAGCATCGTCGCGATTGACGGAGGAGGAAGATCGACTTCGAGCGGCGTGGTTTGGCGGCCGGGCGTGATCGTAACGACGCATCACGCCCTTCGCTTTCGCGAGAACCTCAAGATCCTTCTCGCAGAAGAATCGCTCAGCGCACGTTGGATCGGGAGCGATATAACAACTGATCTCGCCGTGCTTGGCATCGACTCGGATAAGTTGACGCCGGTTTCAAGTACGAACGATCTCGTCACGCGCGCCGGAGAAGTAGTGCTGTCGATCGGACGTTCCCGGTTGGGAGATATCTCTGCGAGTTGTGGAATTATTGCCCGAACCGGAAGCGCATGGCGAAGCTGGCGGGGAGGAGCGATCGACCGTCTCATCCGTCCGGATATCCGGCTGTACGTGGGTCAGGCAGGCAGCGCACTGGTCAACGAACAGCGACAGGTGCTGGGCATCAATAGTCCGGCATTGGCCAGCCAGGCCGTTATCACCATTCCGGCTCAGACCATCAACCGCGTTGTTAAAGCCATCCTGGAACTGGGTCATGTGCCTCGTCCATTTCTTGGTCTTGCCATGCAGCCGATTCCCATCCCCGAGCCGGCGCAGGGGCTTTTTCCTAACGGGGTAGATGAAACGCTTCTGGTAACGCATGTTGAACCGAAGGCGCCTGCTGCCCTGGCGGGTGTGATGGTAGGAGACGTAATCGTCTCATTCAATGGAGGGCCTGTTCCTGGCTTGCGCGAAATCCTGCATCGGCTTCGTGCCTCGCGCATCGGAGACACTATCTCCCTGACTGTCTCCCGCGGAGGTGCAAGAGTGGATCTGACTTTGAGTGTCGCTGATCGCGGCTGA
- a CDS encoding rhodanese-like domain-containing protein, producing the protein MNRRTIRFLFLLIAALCPAVTRSAQSFGHSLQPTALYGRAADGNGAARKVAFVLSGSGERWPLSVHDDGVIGIGSWLLPGRILENQLQMPTRLEHFAVGALVAAGLTLLGFVYWKRRALRRRIWSSRISPQELHDMMSNGHNPLIIDLRTPLDMLADPRMIPGAIRLTQEEISTAASTLPHDCDLVLYCTCPNQESSIDVALKLRNTGLTRIRLLSGGFQAWKQLGFKLQDASDKIHWRLSSAFKHF; encoded by the coding sequence GTGAACCGCCGTACCATCCGCTTTCTCTTTCTGTTGATCGCCGCATTGTGTCCGGCAGTTACCAGAAGTGCTCAGTCTTTCGGACATAGCCTGCAGCCGACAGCTCTTTACGGCAGAGCTGCGGATGGAAATGGCGCAGCACGGAAGGTAGCCTTCGTTCTGAGCGGCTCTGGTGAACGGTGGCCACTTAGCGTCCACGACGACGGGGTGATTGGCATCGGCTCTTGGCTTTTGCCAGGACGCATTCTCGAGAATCAATTGCAAATGCCCACCCGACTTGAACATTTCGCCGTCGGCGCACTTGTCGCCGCCGGTCTGACGCTCCTTGGGTTCGTCTATTGGAAGCGGCGAGCCCTACGCCGCCGGATCTGGTCATCGCGGATTTCGCCCCAGGAACTTCACGACATGATGAGTAACGGACACAATCCCCTGATCATTGACCTGCGAACTCCGCTTGATATGCTCGCCGATCCTCGGATGATTCCGGGAGCCATTCGCCTCACCCAGGAAGAAATATCCACGGCAGCTTCCACCTTGCCGCACGATTGCGATCTTGTCCTCTACTGCACCTGCCCCAACCAGGAATCGAGCATTGATGTTGCTCTCAAGCTCCGGAACACGGGTCTTACGCGCATACGCCTTCTGTCGGGGGGCTTCCAGGCCTGGAAACAGCTCGGCTTCAAACTCCAGGATGCAAGCGACAAGATTCACTGGCGTCTCTCGTCGGCTTTCAAACACTTTTGA
- a CDS encoding two-component regulator propeller domain-containing protein: MPMIDGTDIRFARFYTVEGPSKSNTGPFAQDNQGFIWFGTPYGLNRFDGYTFKVFVHDPANPKSISSSYVHALFTDRSGTLWVGCDQYLNRFDSENETFTRYPVPHVNHISQDSHGFLWLSAPTGLYALSPANGRIQRYSHDPANPASLESNDIKSSGEDREGRFWVGTSEGLDLFDRSSGKVTLHIPVYEASLFLSFYEDRFGVFWIYHVSGNPLVFDRKTNTLTQFSFEQEPSQGAKLTGITGMLEDQNGDLWLATNGAGLLKFDRGHRRFIRYRHSLGDPESLAQDSVRSIFQDREGIIWASLGGFGLTRFTTKRLPFKRYRHDFGNPADRDEPFVGAILEDSQGILWIGTHDALHRIDRKKQQYKDFHLTGPGKGTDAITICQDRSGYLWVGTYGHGLFQFDPRTSRYKNFKHDPANPQTLSNDIVPRVFVDHTGTLWAATSDGLDRFDSAANSFTTYRVRPQAEHTYYLDIAEDREGRLWLGTESSGLLRFDPATGEFMVFQRDIDRPGTLSSNRVNSVHFDHSGTMWVGTQEGLDRFDRGTGRFSTLSQRDGLPGNDVACVLEDDLGDLWMSTDNGVAQFSQRTRSVQNYSTADGLPGPDLTGWGTCLKSKTGEMFFGGFSGATAFYPKDVRDRQYIPPISLTDFRLFGGEVEPGTKSPLHKSINHTNAITLSHEQNIFSVGFSALSYLNPTTNRYRYMLEGLDRSWNEVGSDRRFATYTTLPAGKYTFRVEGATSRGLWDEPGAILHIEILPAWWNTEWFRIVCLAALLLLVTAIYIHRRHLREEENERIERLRQAQTDLARASRVITMGELAASLAHEIKQPIGAAVTNAETCVRLIDRDQPDLPEAREAALEMARDARRAADIIEHVRSVYRKDSSYEEIVDVNEVIREMAVMLQKEANRHSVTIRADLTEGLPNVMADRVQLQQALMNLMGNGIEAMGDTTGELSIKSQLGEDGQVLISVSDTGVGLPTGKADQIFNAFFTTKPQGTGMGLAITRSIVESHGGRIWATANFGPGATFHFTLPIREAVCR, translated from the coding sequence ATGCCCATGATCGACGGCACGGATATTCGCTTCGCTCGCTTCTATACCGTTGAAGGCCCCTCCAAATCAAATACAGGGCCCTTCGCGCAAGATAACCAGGGATTTATTTGGTTCGGCACGCCCTACGGCCTTAACCGATTCGATGGCTACACCTTCAAGGTGTTCGTTCACGACCCCGCAAATCCCAAGAGTATTAGTAGTTCGTACGTCCATGCCTTGTTTACGGACCGCAGTGGGACGCTCTGGGTAGGATGCGATCAGTATTTGAACAGATTCGATAGCGAGAATGAAACCTTTACTCGCTATCCTGTTCCGCACGTGAATCACATTAGCCAGGACAGCCACGGCTTCCTGTGGCTCTCCGCACCAACCGGTTTGTACGCGCTGAGTCCCGCAAACGGCCGTATCCAACGGTATTCCCATGATCCTGCCAATCCGGCCAGCCTTGAAAGCAACGACATCAAATCCAGCGGTGAAGACAGAGAGGGCAGATTCTGGGTCGGCACAAGCGAAGGGCTTGATTTGTTCGATCGAAGTTCCGGAAAGGTCACACTGCATATACCCGTTTACGAGGCTTCCCTATTTCTCTCGTTCTATGAGGATCGGTTTGGGGTGTTTTGGATCTACCACGTTTCTGGAAATCCATTGGTGTTTGATCGGAAGACAAACACTCTGACTCAGTTTTCCTTCGAACAAGAGCCTTCACAAGGCGCGAAATTGACAGGTATTACCGGAATGCTGGAAGACCAGAATGGTGACCTGTGGCTGGCGACCAATGGTGCTGGTCTCCTCAAGTTTGACCGAGGGCATCGACGATTTATTCGTTATCGCCATAGCCTCGGTGATCCCGAGAGCCTGGCTCAAGACAGTGTTCGCAGTATTTTTCAGGACCGCGAGGGGATCATCTGGGCGAGCCTGGGCGGTTTTGGACTGACACGCTTTACGACCAAAAGACTTCCATTCAAACGCTATCGTCACGACTTTGGCAATCCTGCCGATCGAGATGAACCATTCGTAGGTGCTATCCTCGAGGACTCTCAGGGAATCCTGTGGATCGGCACCCATGATGCGCTTCATCGTATCGACAGAAAGAAACAGCAATACAAGGATTTTCACCTTACTGGCCCTGGGAAGGGCACCGATGCCATCACGATCTGTCAAGATCGCTCAGGCTACCTTTGGGTGGGCACCTATGGTCATGGACTATTTCAATTTGACCCCCGAACTAGCCGTTATAAAAATTTCAAACACGACCCTGCAAACCCTCAGACCCTGAGCAATGATATAGTTCCTCGCGTTTTTGTGGACCATACCGGAACGCTCTGGGCAGCTACGAGCGATGGGCTGGATCGTTTCGACTCCGCCGCGAACTCCTTCACAACTTATAGGGTTAGGCCGCAAGCCGAGCACACCTATTACCTGGACATTGCGGAAGATCGTGAAGGAAGACTCTGGCTGGGAACGGAATCTTCTGGGCTCTTGCGGTTCGATCCAGCCACCGGCGAATTCATGGTCTTTCAACGTGACATCGACCGTCCCGGAACATTGAGTAGTAACCGAGTAAATTCGGTGCACTTTGATCATTCGGGCACTATGTGGGTCGGCACTCAGGAAGGACTGGATCGATTCGACCGCGGTACAGGTAGATTTAGCACCCTTTCACAGCGCGACGGCTTGCCCGGCAATGATGTGGCCTGTGTTCTCGAAGATGATCTCGGTGACCTTTGGATGAGCACCGATAACGGAGTGGCGCAGTTCAGTCAGCGAACGCGTTCGGTGCAGAACTATTCCACCGCGGACGGGCTTCCTGGCCCGGATCTAACCGGATGGGGAACATGCTTAAAAAGTAAAACGGGTGAAATGTTCTTTGGCGGATTCAGCGGAGCGACCGCATTCTACCCGAAGGACGTGAGAGATCGCCAATATATCCCTCCTATCTCTCTGACGGACTTCAGGCTCTTCGGCGGTGAAGTAGAGCCTGGCACCAAGTCGCCACTTCACAAATCGATCAACCATACTAACGCAATAACACTTTCACATGAGCAGAACATATTTTCGGTTGGCTTCTCGGCTTTGAGCTACCTGAACCCAACAACGAATCGGTATCGTTACATGCTGGAGGGTCTTGATCGAAGTTGGAATGAAGTTGGAAGCGATCGGCGGTTCGCAACTTATACGACGTTGCCAGCAGGGAAATACACATTTCGCGTTGAGGGTGCTACGAGCCGAGGCCTCTGGGATGAGCCGGGAGCAATTCTCCATATCGAGATTCTGCCAGCGTGGTGGAACACTGAGTGGTTTCGAATTGTGTGCCTTGCCGCCCTGCTTCTGCTCGTAACCGCGATTTATATCCACCGAAGACATTTGAGGGAAGAGGAAAACGAACGAATCGAGAGGCTACGTCAAGCGCAGACGGACCTTGCCCGCGCCAGCAGAGTTATCACTATGGGCGAATTAGCCGCGTCTCTGGCGCACGAAATCAAACAGCCGATTGGAGCGGCCGTCACAAATGCGGAAACGTGCGTACGATTAATCGATCGCGATCAGCCCGATCTGCCGGAGGCGCGCGAAGCTGCCCTGGAGATGGCCAGAGACGCTCGGCGTGCAGCCGACATCATCGAGCATGTTCGTTCCGTGTACCGAAAGGACTCTTCATACGAGGAGATAGTTGACGTAAACGAAGTCATCCGAGAGATGGCCGTGATGCTCCAGAAAGAGGCGAATCGGCATTCGGTTACGATCCGTGCCGATCTCACCGAAGGGCTCCCTAATGTGATGGCCGATCGTGTGCAGCTACAGCAGGCATTGATGAATCTCATGGGCAATGGGATTGAGGCGATGGGGGACACAACCGGTGAGCTCAGCATCAAGTCACAGTTGGGAGAAGACGGTCAAGTGCTGATCTCGGTCAGCGATACCGGTGTGGGGCTGCCCACTGGAAAAGCTGACCAGATCTTTAACGCGTTCTTTACCACCAAGCCACAAGGCACCGGTATGGGACTGGCGATTACTCGTTCCATTGTCGAGTCGCATGGCGGCCGTATCTGGGCCACCGCGAACTTCGGACCCGGGGCAACGTTTCATTTCACGCTGCCCATCAGAGAGGCAGTCTGCAGATGA
- a CDS encoding response regulator transcription factor — protein MLAIAPVSTLVYRALNDDPDAIVIIAEDVATFAGQNDSDLIEVFSSTPTVLLSGRIHAVLKKRAAALHIRSVLPLDVTSDQLLAAIQATVAGLAVTLEPLVQTREAYAASNTAEGIGLAGRLANHLTARETIVLRLMALGLGNKEIAARLDISEHTAKFHVSSILAKLGAASRTEAVTIGMTRGLVAI, from the coding sequence ATGCTCGCGATTGCACCGGTTTCGACTCTTGTCTATCGCGCATTGAACGATGATCCGGATGCAATCGTGATCATCGCGGAAGATGTCGCAACGTTTGCAGGCCAGAACGACAGCGATCTGATAGAGGTGTTCTCCTCAACGCCGACTGTTCTGCTGAGCGGCCGAATCCACGCCGTTCTCAAGAAGCGCGCCGCAGCCTTGCATATTCGTTCCGTCCTTCCTCTCGACGTGACATCGGATCAACTGCTCGCCGCAATCCAGGCTACGGTGGCGGGCCTGGCAGTTACATTGGAGCCGCTCGTACAAACGAGAGAAGCATATGCCGCCTCAAACACGGCGGAGGGAATCGGGCTAGCAGGTAGGCTTGCCAACCATCTGACGGCACGAGAGACAATAGTATTGCGCTTGATGGCACTTGGCTTGGGAAATAAAGAGATCGCCGCGAGGCTTGATATTTCTGAACACACAGCGAAGTTTCACGTCAGTTCCATCCTGGCGAAACTCGGCGCAGCCAGCCGCACGGAAGCCGTCACCATCGGCATGACGCGTGGTCTGGTCGCGATTTGA
- a CDS encoding MFS transporter, which yields MTMAVGPVLGGWLVEHASWRWVFFINFPLAAAVIAISMWRIPETNSTAARRVDWAGALLATVGLGGVVFGFIESTDLGWGNPLVFGTLIVAFGCLIGFAALEIGTAFPMVPLVLFKNPSFSGANLLTLFLYAALGIFFFLFPLNLIQIQKYSSTSAGAAILPLILLVFLLSRWSGGLVARYGARRPLIVGPLIVALGFVLFAIPAIAHSYWLMFFPPVVILGFGMAVTVAPLTTVVMNSADQEHVGTASGINNAIARVAGILAIAILGLVIVYAFRIRLNHALDHLALPPAILHDLRAHESRLAALEAPANLDPNIRAAINNSIRQAFVFGFRLVMLFCAGLSLGSAAVAWLMLPRAFMTRRVY from the coding sequence ATCACCATGGCAGTTGGTCCCGTTCTAGGCGGGTGGCTCGTTGAGCATGCTTCCTGGCGCTGGGTCTTTTTCATTAACTTTCCGCTTGCAGCGGCTGTGATCGCTATTTCGATGTGGCGAATCCCGGAAACCAACAGCACGGCCGCACGTCGAGTCGATTGGGCTGGAGCACTCCTGGCAACCGTTGGACTGGGCGGCGTTGTCTTTGGCTTTATCGAGTCAACCGACCTTGGATGGGGAAATCCTTTAGTCTTCGGCACTTTAATCGTCGCCTTTGGCTGTCTCATTGGATTCGCCGCGCTCGAAATCGGCACTGCTTTTCCAATGGTGCCGCTCGTTCTTTTTAAGAATCCGAGCTTTAGTGGCGCAAACCTGCTCACTTTGTTCCTGTACGCAGCCCTCGGAATTTTCTTCTTCTTGTTTCCGCTAAACCTGATCCAGATTCAGAAATACTCCTCAACTTCAGCCGGCGCAGCGATCCTGCCGCTCATTCTCCTAGTCTTTCTTCTTTCGCGTTGGTCTGGCGGACTTGTCGCTCGCTACGGCGCAAGAAGGCCATTGATCGTCGGCCCCCTCATTGTTGCGCTTGGCTTCGTCCTCTTTGCCATACCCGCCATCGCGCATAGCTACTGGTTGATGTTTTTTCCCCCGGTGGTCATTCTCGGATTCGGGATGGCGGTCACCGTGGCACCTCTCACCACTGTAGTGATGAATTCAGCGGACCAGGAGCACGTCGGCACAGCATCTGGAATCAACAATGCAATCGCTCGTGTGGCCGGTATTCTTGCCATCGCAATCCTCGGGCTTGTGATCGTCTATGCCTTTCGCATACGGCTCAATCACGCGTTGGATCACCTCGCTCTACCGCCAGCGATACTGCACGATCTTCGCGCTCATGAGTCCAGGCTCGCCGCCCTGGAGGCACCCGCCAATCTCGATCCGAATATAAGAGCCGCCATCAACAATTCGATTCGGCAAGCGTTCGTATTCGGATTCCGCCTGGTAATGTTGTTCTGCGCCGGCCTATCGTTAGGAAGTGCCGCAGTTGCCTGGCTTATGCTTCCGAGAGCTTTTATGACCCGGCGGGTTTACTGA